Proteins found in one Acanthopagrus latus isolate v.2019 chromosome 3, fAcaLat1.1, whole genome shotgun sequence genomic segment:
- the psmb12 gene encoding proteasome 20S subunit beta 12 — translation MEKHYTGSQVKGVSTGTTILAAVFDGGVVIGSDSRASIGGEYVSSKTINKVIQVHDQIFCCMAGSLADAQAVTKAAKFHLSFHSIQMETPPLVISAASVLKDLCYKNKDELQAGFITAGWDRKKGPQVYVVALGGMLVSQPVTIGGSGSTYIYGYVDAKYKPNMSREECLQFATNALALAMGRDNVSGGIAHLVVITEKGVEHVVVPGDKLPKFHDE, via the exons ATGGAGAAACACTACACGGGCTCTCAAGTCAAAGGAGTCAGCACAGGG ACCACCATCCTGGCTGCAGTTTTTGATGGAGGGGTCGTGATTGGGTCAGATTCCAGAGCTTCCATCGGAGG agAATATGTATCGTCTAAGACCATCAACAAGGTGATCCAGGTTCATGACCAGATCTTCTGCTGCATGGCAGGTTCACTCGCAGACGCTCAGGCCGTCACCAAGGCTGCGAAGTTCCACCTGTCCTTccacag TATCCAGATGGAGACGCCTCCTCTGGTGATTTCTGCTGCATCTGTACTTAAAGACCTGtgctacaaaaacaaagacgaACTGCAGGCCGGCTTCATCACAGCAGGCTGGGACAGGAAGAAAGGGCCACAG GTGTACGTGGTGGCTCTAGGTGGGATGTTGGTCAGTCAGCCTGTTACCATCGGCGGCTCAGGCAGCACTTACATCTACGGTTACGTTGATGCCAAATACAAACCCAACATGAGCAGAGAGGAATGCCTGCAGTTTGCCACTAATG CTCTCGCTCTCGCTATGGGCAGAGACAACGTCAGCGGAGGCATCGCTCACCTGGTGGTGATCACAGAAAAAGGGGTGGAGCATGTGGTGGTGCCTGGTGACAAGCTGCCAAAGTTCCATGATGAGTGA
- the LOC119014534 gene encoding major histocompatibility complex class I-related gene protein-like isoform X1, which translates to MKILVLLALLGAALHDAAAVTHSLKYFYTASSGVPNFPEFVVVGLVNEVEMVHYDSNTKKTEPKQDWVNKAADPQYWERNTGNFMGAQQTFRANIDILKPRFNQTGGVHVVQNMYGCEWDDETDQVTGYDQYGYDGEDFVAFDLKTLTWIAPKQQAVITKHKWDNDKAWIAQDKNYLTQICPEWVKKYVGYGRSVLLRTELPSVSLLQKTPSSPVSCLATGFYPHRASLVWRKDGEELHEEVDHGEILPNHDGTFQMSVDLKLSSVTPEDWTRYDCVFQLSGVNEDIITRLDKAVIRTNEGKTGIRNVDEKLNLIAIIVAAVAVLALVIAGIGFFLYKKKSAKRPPSPVINPEVMEELNPKA; encoded by the exons ATGAAGATCTTGGTTCTTCTGGCTCTCCTGGGAGCAGCTCTACATGACGCGGCGGCAG TGACTCACTCTCTGAAGTATTTCTACACTGCATCTTCTGGAGTCCCAAACTTCCCAGAGTTTGTGGTTGTTGGGTTGGTAAATGAGGTTGAGATGGTTCACTATGACAGTAACACCAAGAAGACAGAACCCAAACAGGACTGGGTGAACAAGGCAGCAGATCCTCAGTACTGGGAGAGGAACACTGGGAACTTTATGGGCGCCCAGCAGACCTTCAGAGCCAACATTGACATTTTGAAGCCACGCTTCAACCAAActggag gtGTCCATGTTGTCCAGAACATGTACGGCTGTGAGTGGGATGATGAGACTGATCAGGTCACTGGCTATGATCAGTATGGTTATGATGGAGAAGACTTTGTAGCCTTTGACCTGAAGACGCTGACATGGATCGCTCCAAAACAGCAGGCTGTCATCACCAAACACAAGTGGGATAATGACAAGGCTTGGATAGCGCAGGACAAGAACTACCTCACCCAGATTTGTCCTGAGTGGGTGAAGAAGTATGTGGGCTATGGGAGGAGCGTTCTGCTGAGAACAG agcttccctcagtgtctctcctccagaagactccctcctctccagtcagctgcctcgctacaggtttctaccctcacagagcctcactcgtctggaggaaagatggagaggagcttcaTGAGGAGGTGGACCACGGAGAGATCCTCCCCAACCACGATGGAACCTTCCAGATGAGTGTTGACCTGAAActttcatcagtcacacctgaagaCTGGACCAGGtacgactgtgtgtttcagctctctgGTGTGAACGAGGACATCATCACCAGACTGGACAAAGCAGTGATCAGAACCAACGAAGGTAAGACTGGAATCAGAAATGTTGACg AGAAGCTCAACCTGATTGCCATCATCGTCGCTGCCGTGGCTGTTCTCGCTCTCGTCATCGCTGGAATTGGATTCTTCCTTTATAAGAAGAAGAGCG ccaaACGCCCTCCATCTC CTGTGATCAACCCTGAGGTGATGGAGGAACTGAACCCAAAAGCCTAA
- the psmb13a gene encoding proteasome 20S subunit beta 13a — MALSNVLETPAAGFNFDNAARNAALEGLFERGQAPKPLKTGTTIAGVVFKDGVVLGADTRATSSEVVADKMCAKIHYIAPNIYCCGAGTAADTEKTTDLLSSNLTIFSLNSGRNPRVIMAVNILQDMLYRYHGKIGANLILGGVDCTGNHLYTVGPYGSVNEVPYLAMGSGDLAALGILEDGFKLDLELEEAKELVRVAIHAGIMSDLGSGNNIDICVITRQGVDYIRPYQESEYKDNRKIKYRYRPGTTPVMTEKVVPLKLEVVQESVQQMDTA; from the exons ATGGCGCTATCAAATGTCCTCGAAACTCCTGCGGCAGGGTTTAATTTCGACAACGCAGCGAG GAATGCTGCATTAGAGGGTCTATTCGAAAGAGGACAAGCACCTAAACCTCTGAAAACTGGCACCACGATAGCAGGAGTTGTGTTCAAG GATGGGGTGGTGCTGGGAGCAGACACGAGAGCTACCTCCAGTGAAGTGGTGGCCGACAAGATGTGTGCAAAGATCCACTACATTGCTCCGAACATATA TTGTTGTGgagcaggaacagcagcagacacagagaagacCACAGACCTTCTCTCCTCCAACCTCACCATCTTCTCTCTGAACAGCGGGAGGAACCCTCGTGTCATCATGGCCGTCAACATACTGCAGGATATGCTGTACAG GTACCACGGCAAAATTGGTGCCAATCTTATACTGGGAGGCGTAGACTGCACTGGGAACCACCTGTACACAGTGGGACCATACGGGAGTGTAAATGAGGTCCCTTACCTTGCAATGG gatCTGGAGATCTGGCTGCTCTTGGGATTCTTGAGGATGGGTTCAAACTGGACCTGGAG CTGGAGGAGGCGAAGGAGTTGGTGCGTGTTGCAATCCATGCAGGCATCATGAGTGACCTCGGCTCAGGCAACAACATCGATATATGTGTGATCACCAGACAAGGAGTGGACTACATCAGACCCTACCAGGAGTCAGAGTACAAAGACAACAG GAAAATAAAGTACAGATATCGTCCGGGCACGACGCCTGTTATGACGGAGAAAGTCGTCCCCTTAAAGCTGGAGGTGGTGCAGGAGAGCGTGCAGCAGATGGATACAGCCTGA
- the LOC119014534 gene encoding major histocompatibility complex class I-related gene protein-like isoform X2, which yields MKILVLLALLGAALHDAAAVTHSLKYFYTASSGVPNFPEFVVVGLVNEVEMVHYDSNTKKTEPKQDWVNKAADPQYWERNTGNFMGAQQTFRANIDILKPRFNQTGGVHVVQNMYGCEWDDETDQVTGYDQYGYDGEDFVAFDLKTLTWIAPKQQAVITKHKWDNDKAWIAQDKNYLTQICPEWVKKYVGYGRSVLLRTELPSVSLLQKTPSSPVSCLATGFYPHRASLVWRKDGEELHEEVDHGEILPNHDGTFQMSVDLKLSSVTPEDWTRYDCVFQLSGVNEDIITRLDKAVIRTNEEKLNLIAIIVAAVAVLALVIAGIGFFLYKKKSAKRPPSPVINPEVMEELNPKA from the exons ATGAAGATCTTGGTTCTTCTGGCTCTCCTGGGAGCAGCTCTACATGACGCGGCGGCAG TGACTCACTCTCTGAAGTATTTCTACACTGCATCTTCTGGAGTCCCAAACTTCCCAGAGTTTGTGGTTGTTGGGTTGGTAAATGAGGTTGAGATGGTTCACTATGACAGTAACACCAAGAAGACAGAACCCAAACAGGACTGGGTGAACAAGGCAGCAGATCCTCAGTACTGGGAGAGGAACACTGGGAACTTTATGGGCGCCCAGCAGACCTTCAGAGCCAACATTGACATTTTGAAGCCACGCTTCAACCAAActggag gtGTCCATGTTGTCCAGAACATGTACGGCTGTGAGTGGGATGATGAGACTGATCAGGTCACTGGCTATGATCAGTATGGTTATGATGGAGAAGACTTTGTAGCCTTTGACCTGAAGACGCTGACATGGATCGCTCCAAAACAGCAGGCTGTCATCACCAAACACAAGTGGGATAATGACAAGGCTTGGATAGCGCAGGACAAGAACTACCTCACCCAGATTTGTCCTGAGTGGGTGAAGAAGTATGTGGGCTATGGGAGGAGCGTTCTGCTGAGAACAG agcttccctcagtgtctctcctccagaagactccctcctctccagtcagctgcctcgctacaggtttctaccctcacagagcctcactcgtctggaggaaagatggagaggagcttcaTGAGGAGGTGGACCACGGAGAGATCCTCCCCAACCACGATGGAACCTTCCAGATGAGTGTTGACCTGAAActttcatcagtcacacctgaagaCTGGACCAGGtacgactgtgtgtttcagctctctgGTGTGAACGAGGACATCATCACCAGACTGGACAAAGCAGTGATCAGAACCAACGAAG AGAAGCTCAACCTGATTGCCATCATCGTCGCTGCCGTGGCTGTTCTCGCTCTCGTCATCGCTGGAATTGGATTCTTCCTTTATAAGAAGAAGAGCG ccaaACGCCCTCCATCTC CTGTGATCAACCCTGAGGTGATGGAGGAACTGAACCCAAAAGCCTAA
- the psmb8a gene encoding proteasome subunit beta type-8 produces MALFDVSGFKDYSELRRQIHPGGKTHLVDRTNHYNFGAKTQEFAVPLGVDPSGFIRSCSRDGGVCIELDHGTTTLAFKFRHGVIVAVDSRASAGRYLASNDVNKVIEINPYLLGTMSGSAADCQYWERLLAKECRLYRLRNNHRISVAAASKLLSNMMLGYRGMGLSMGSMICGWDKEGPGLYYVDDNGTRLSGRMFSTGCGNSYAYGVVDSGYREDMTVEEAYELGRRGIAHATHRDAYSGGVVNMYHMQEDGWIKVCKEDVSELIHRYRKGMF; encoded by the exons ATGGCTCTCTTCGACGTGAGCGGTTTTAAAGATTATTCTGAGCTCCGCAGGCAGATTCATCCCGGCGGGAAGACGCACCTCGTCGACCGGACCAACCACTACAATTTTGGGGCAAAAACCCAGGAGTTTGCAGTTCCTCTGGGTGTAGAT CCGTCAGGGTTCATCAGGTCCTGCAGCCGTGACGGAGGTGTGTGTATAGAGCTGGACCACGGTACGACCACTCTGGCCTTCAAGTTCAGACATGGAGTCATCGTGGCTGTGGACTCCAGAGCATCAGCTGGACGTTACTTAG CGTCTAACGACGTCAACAAGGTCATAGAGATCAACCCCTACCTGCTGGGCACCATGTCGGGCAGCGCTGCAGACTGCCAGTACTGGGAGAGACTGCTGGCCAAAGAATGCAG GCTGTACAGGCTGAGGAACAACCACAGGatctctgttgctgctgcctcCAAGCTGCTGTCCAACATGATGCTGGGTTACAGAGGTATGGGCCTCTCTATGGGCAGCATGATCTGTGGATGGGACAAAGAG GGTCCTGGTCTGTACTACGTGGACGATAACGGGACGCGTCTCTCTGGTCGTATGTTCTCCACCGGCTGTGGTAACAGTTACGCGTACGGTGTGGTGGACAGCGGTTACCGGGAAGACATGACGGTGGAGGAGGCGTATGAGCTGGGCCGTCGGGGCATCGCTCACGCTACACACAGGGATGCTTATTCTGGAGGAGTGGTGAACA tgtaCCACATGCAGGAGGACGGCTGGATAAAGGTGTGTAAGGAGGACGTGTCAGAGCTGATCCACCGCTACAGGAAGGGAATGTTCTGA